One window of the Mycobacterium sp. SVM_VP21 genome contains the following:
- a CDS encoding glycoside hydrolase family 65 protein produces MISEDYFPIEPWQIRETHLDLDLLGQTESLFALSNGHIGLRGNLDEGEPHGLPGTYLNSFYEVRPLPHAESGFGYPQAGQTVVDVTNGKIIRLMVDDEPLDVRYGELIDHERILDLRAGTLSRHIHWRSPAKKQVKVHSTRLVSLAHRSVAAIEYVVEAIDEFVRVTVQSELVANEDQPPTSDDPRVAAILENPLEAVERENTNTGAVLVHRTRASELMMAAAMDHEVEVPGRVQVSTMTIADVAATTVVCGLRPGQKLRIVKYLAYGWSSERSRPALRDQAIAALTGARYSGWQGLVDAQRAYLDEFWDGADVEVHGDPDCQQAIRFALFHLLQASARAERRAIPSKGLTGTGYDGHTFWDSESFILPVLIYTAPHAAADALRWRATTLDLARGRATELGLSGAAFPWRTIRGQECSGYWPAGTAAWHINADIAAAFEQYRVVTGDNTVEQECGLAVLVETARLWRSLGHHDRHGVWHLYGVTGPDEYTAIVRDNVFTNLMAAHNLRTAAEACARHPDAAHELGVTTEEMAGWRDAADAAHIPYDEELGVHPQCDGFTTAAEWDFDTRNTYPLLLNEPYVRLYPAQVVKQADLLLAMQWRSHAFTDEQKARNVDYYERRTVRDSSLSACTQAVMCAEVGHLELAHDYTYETAFVDLRDLHDNTRDGLHMASLAGTWLALVAGFGGLRDDAGVLSLDPALPDGISRLRFGLRWQGFRVTVDANHSEVTYTLRDGPDGRLMINHAGEDVELSTQSPTTLPTRRREPLLPTPPQPPGREPTHRREVAR; encoded by the coding sequence ATGATCTCCGAGGACTACTTCCCGATCGAACCGTGGCAGATCCGCGAAACCCACCTCGATCTGGATCTGCTCGGGCAGACCGAGTCCCTGTTCGCACTGTCCAACGGACACATCGGCTTACGCGGCAACCTCGATGAAGGCGAACCGCACGGCCTGCCCGGCACCTACCTGAACTCGTTCTACGAAGTACGGCCGCTACCGCACGCCGAGTCCGGATTCGGTTACCCGCAGGCCGGGCAGACCGTCGTCGACGTGACCAACGGCAAGATCATCCGGTTGATGGTCGACGACGAACCGCTGGACGTCCGCTACGGCGAGCTGATCGACCACGAGCGCATCCTCGACCTGCGAGCCGGCACCCTGTCCCGCCACATCCACTGGCGCTCGCCGGCGAAAAAACAGGTCAAGGTGCACTCGACCCGGTTGGTGTCGCTGGCGCACCGCAGCGTCGCGGCCATCGAATACGTCGTCGAGGCGATCGACGAATTCGTCCGTGTGACGGTGCAATCCGAGCTGGTCGCCAATGAGGACCAGCCGCCGACCTCCGACGACCCGCGAGTGGCGGCGATCCTGGAGAATCCGCTGGAGGCCGTCGAACGCGAGAACACCAACACCGGTGCGGTGCTGGTGCATCGCACCCGCGCCAGCGAACTGATGATGGCTGCGGCCATGGATCACGAGGTCGAGGTACCCGGCCGGGTCCAGGTGTCCACCATGACGATCGCCGACGTGGCGGCGACCACCGTGGTGTGCGGCCTGCGCCCGGGGCAGAAACTGCGCATCGTCAAATACCTGGCCTACGGCTGGTCCAGTGAGCGGTCCCGGCCCGCGCTGCGCGATCAGGCCATCGCGGCGCTGACCGGTGCCCGCTACAGCGGCTGGCAAGGGCTGGTCGACGCCCAACGCGCCTACCTCGACGAGTTCTGGGACGGTGCCGACGTCGAGGTCCACGGCGACCCGGACTGCCAGCAGGCGATCCGCTTCGCGCTGTTCCACCTGCTGCAGGCCAGCGCCCGCGCCGAACGCCGAGCCATCCCCAGCAAGGGTCTGACCGGCACCGGTTATGACGGCCATACCTTCTGGGACAGCGAGAGTTTCATCCTGCCGGTGCTGATCTACACCGCTCCGCACGCCGCAGCCGACGCGCTGCGCTGGCGAGCGACCACGTTGGATCTCGCGCGCGGGCGAGCGACCGAGCTGGGGCTGTCCGGCGCGGCTTTCCCGTGGCGGACAATCCGTGGCCAGGAGTGCTCCGGGTACTGGCCGGCAGGCACCGCCGCCTGGCATATCAACGCCGATATCGCGGCGGCGTTCGAGCAGTACCGGGTAGTCACCGGCGACAACACGGTGGAGCAGGAGTGCGGGCTGGCGGTGCTGGTCGAGACCGCGCGACTCTGGCGCTCGCTCGGGCACCACGATCGGCACGGGGTGTGGCACCTGTACGGGGTCACCGGACCCGACGAATACACCGCGATCGTCCGCGACAACGTGTTCACCAACCTGATGGCCGCTCACAACCTGCGCACCGCCGCCGAGGCGTGCGCCCGCCACCCCGACGCCGCCCACGAACTGGGGGTCACCACCGAGGAAATGGCCGGCTGGCGGGACGCGGCCGACGCGGCGCACATCCCCTATGACGAGGAACTCGGGGTGCATCCGCAGTGCGACGGTTTCACCACGGCCGCGGAATGGGACTTCGACACCCGCAACACCTACCCCCTGCTGCTCAACGAACCCTATGTACGGCTGTATCCGGCCCAGGTGGTCAAACAGGCCGATCTGCTGCTGGCCATGCAGTGGCGCTCCCACGCGTTCACCGACGAGCAGAAGGCCCGCAACGTCGACTACTACGAGCGGCGCACGGTGCGCGACTCGTCGCTGTCGGCCTGCACCCAGGCCGTGATGTGCGCCGAGGTAGGGCATTTGGAGTTGGCCCACGACTACACCTACGAGACGGCGTTCGTCGACCTGCGCGATCTGCACGACAACACCCGTGACGGCCTGCACATGGCGTCGCTGGCTGGGACCTGGCTCGCTTTGGTGGCCGGGTTCGGCGGTCTGCGTGACGACGCCGGCGTGCTGTCGTTGGATCCCGCACTGCCGGACGGGATCTCACGGCTACGGTTTGGGTTGCGCTGGCAGGGATTTCGGGTGACGGTCGACGCCAACCACAGCGAGGTCACCTACACCCTGCGCGATGGCCCCGACGGCCGGCTGATGATCAACCATGCCGGGGAGGACGTCGAACTGAGCACGCAGTCCCCGACCACGCTGCCCACCCGTCGGCGTGAACCACTGTTGCCCACGCCGCCCCAGCCGCCCGGGCGCGAACCGACGCACCGCCGGGAGGTGGCGCGCTAG
- a CDS encoding DUF732 domain-containing protein gives MRKHLLFATIAAGFAVGLLGAPIASADDEGFLNELRSNGFPGLTLGDQQLPDGVVVANGWMACNRLRLGEKPEQTLAQVNPNDADKGRMLINAAQHHLCPDTL, from the coding sequence GTGAGAAAGCACCTGCTGTTTGCAACCATCGCAGCAGGGTTCGCCGTGGGCCTCCTCGGCGCACCCATCGCGAGCGCTGACGACGAGGGATTCCTTAATGAACTGCGATCCAATGGGTTTCCGGGCCTGACGCTGGGAGACCAGCAATTGCCCGACGGCGTGGTGGTGGCCAACGGTTGGATGGCCTGCAACCGGCTGCGACTGGGCGAGAAGCCCGAACAGACGCTGGCACAGGTGAACCCGAACGATGCCGACAAGGGACGCATGCTGATCAATGCCGCGCAACATCACCTGTGCCCCGACACCCTCTAA
- a CDS encoding TetR/AcrR family transcriptional regulator, with translation MTTDSATGRRAATPVGREEVSAAILAAAAELFAERGPAATSIRDIAARAKVNHGLVFRHFGAKDRLVGAVLDHLGGELTVLLEAGAPADQVEPVADRQLRVMARALLDGYPVGQLQSRFPAIERLLDQQRFRHDEPTARLAVANAVALQLGWWLFEPFLRSAAGLEKLTGDELRAEVAAQLERISGPPS, from the coding sequence ATGACTACAGACTCGGCAACCGGGCGGCGGGCCGCGACCCCGGTCGGCAGGGAAGAGGTGTCTGCGGCGATCCTGGCGGCGGCCGCCGAGCTGTTCGCCGAACGCGGACCAGCCGCCACGTCGATCCGGGACATCGCTGCGCGGGCCAAGGTCAACCACGGCTTGGTGTTCCGCCATTTCGGCGCCAAGGATCGGCTGGTGGGTGCCGTGCTCGACCACCTCGGCGGCGAGCTCACCGTGCTGCTGGAGGCCGGGGCCCCCGCCGATCAGGTGGAACCGGTGGCCGACCGGCAGCTGCGGGTGATGGCCCGCGCACTGCTCGACGGCTATCCGGTGGGGCAGTTACAGAGCCGGTTTCCCGCGATCGAGCGGCTGCTGGACCAGCAGCGCTTCCGTCACGACGAGCCGACCGCCCGGCTGGCCGTCGCGAACGCCGTTGCGCTGCAACTCGGATGGTGGCTGTTCGAGCCGTTCCTGCGCTCGGCGGCCGGTCTGGAGAAGCTGACCGGCGACGAGCTGCGTGCGGAGGTGGCCGCACAGCTGGAGCGGATCAGCGGGCCGCCAAGCTGA
- a CDS encoding TauD/TfdA family dioxygenase, which yields MTVPPFSITRLGSRIGARVDGVRLGGDLDQAMVDEIHQALLRYKVLFFQGQHHLDDDSQHAFATLLGNPVAHPTLQRDDAPLITPIDSEYAKANRWHTDVTFVPDYPAASILRAVTLPSYGGSTLWASTAAAYDTLPEPLKRLTENLRALHSNRFDYALGGAVAVPDEVRAMAVRFQMPDLRTEHPVVRVHPETGERTLVAGDFVRGFVGLDDHESRVLLDLLQQRITLPENTVRWSWEPGDVAVWDNRATQHRAVADYDDQHRVMHRVTLAGDVPVDVHGNPSRVISGVPLQTLAS from the coding sequence ATGACTGTTCCCCCGTTCTCCATCACCCGGCTTGGCAGCCGCATCGGCGCCCGCGTCGACGGCGTGCGCCTCGGCGGTGACCTCGACCAGGCCATGGTCGACGAAATCCACCAGGCGCTGCTGCGCTACAAGGTGCTGTTCTTCCAGGGCCAGCACCACCTCGACGACGACTCCCAGCACGCGTTCGCCACGCTGCTGGGCAACCCGGTCGCCCACCCGACGCTGCAGCGCGACGACGCGCCGCTCATCACCCCGATCGACTCCGAGTACGCCAAGGCCAATCGCTGGCACACCGACGTCACGTTCGTACCCGACTATCCGGCGGCGTCGATCCTGCGGGCGGTCACCCTGCCCAGCTACGGCGGGTCCACCCTCTGGGCATCCACGGCGGCCGCCTACGACACACTGCCCGAACCGCTGAAGCGGCTCACCGAGAACCTGCGAGCGCTGCACAGTAACCGTTTCGACTACGCCCTGGGCGGCGCCGTCGCGGTTCCCGACGAGGTCCGCGCCATGGCGGTGCGGTTCCAGATGCCCGACCTGCGCACCGAGCACCCGGTAGTACGGGTGCACCCGGAGACCGGGGAACGCACACTGGTGGCGGGTGATTTCGTGCGCGGCTTCGTCGGCCTCGACGACCACGAGTCACGCGTACTGCTGGATCTACTGCAGCAGCGGATCACCTTGCCGGAGAACACCGTTCGATGGAGCTGGGAACCCGGCGATGTCGCTGTCTGGGACAATCGCGCCACCCAGCACCGCGCTGTTGCCGACTACGACGACCAGCACCGGGTGATGCACCGAGTCACGCTGGCCGGCGACGTCCCCGTCGACGTGCACGGAAACCCCAGCCGGGTGATCAGCGGTGTTCCGCTGCAAACGCTCGCCAGCTGA
- a CDS encoding DUF5319 domain-containing protein, with protein sequence MRDHLPPGLPPDPFADDPHDPSAALDAVEPGQPLDPQERTAVEADLADLAVYEALLAHRGIRGLVVCCDDCQQDHYHDWDMLRANLLQLLIDGTVRPHEPAYDPEPDSYVTWDYCRGYADASLNGATSEADRYRRFSAPD encoded by the coding sequence GTGCGTGACCACCTGCCACCCGGTTTGCCGCCCGACCCGTTCGCCGACGATCCGCATGACCCGTCTGCGGCGCTGGACGCCGTCGAACCGGGCCAGCCGCTGGATCCGCAGGAACGGACCGCAGTCGAGGCCGATCTCGCCGATCTGGCGGTCTACGAAGCGTTACTGGCGCACAGGGGAATTCGCGGCCTAGTGGTGTGCTGCGACGACTGCCAGCAGGACCATTATCACGACTGGGACATGCTGCGCGCCAACCTGCTGCAGCTGCTCATCGACGGCACCGTCCGGCCGCACGAACCGGCCTACGACCCGGAACCAGACAGTTACGTGACGTGGGATTACTGCCGCGGTTACGCCGATGCGTCGCTCAACGGGGCGACCTCGGAAGCCGACCGCTACCGCCGATTCTCGGCCCCTGATTAG
- a CDS encoding GMC family oxidoreductase, protein MQPDYDVLIIGSGFGGSVSALRLTEKGYRVGVLEAGRRYADADFAKNSWHLREFLWAPKLGCYGIQRIHLLNNVMVLAGAGVGGGSLNYANTLYVPPEPFFADKQWAHITDWRAELMPHYDQAKRMLGVVQNPTFTDADRIVKQVADEMGVGDTFVATPVGVFFGPDGANGAKEPGKTVADPYFGGAGPQRTGCIECGECMTGCRWGAKNTLVKNYLYLAESSGAQIHPMTTVTAFEQGADGLWQVTTVRTGRRARRHRKTFTARHLILAAGTYNTQRLLFKMRDKGKLDNLSSKLGVLTRTNSESIVGAATLKVDPDLDLTHGVAITSSIHPTADTHVEPVRYGKGSNAMGLLQTLMTDGAGPQGTKVPRWLQLLGQAGKNPPRMLRLLIPRHWSERTVIALVMQHLDNSITTFTKRGKLGLRRYTSKQGHGEPNPTWIPVGNEVTRRMAAKIDGVAGGTWGELFNIPLTAHFLGGAAIGDSPEHGVIDPYQRVYGYPTLAVMDGAAVSANLGVNPSLSITAQAERAASLWPNKGEADLRPAQGEAYRRLDPIAPKNPAVPSGAFGALRWPDKRTDAVG, encoded by the coding sequence ATGCAGCCTGACTACGACGTCCTGATCATCGGCTCTGGTTTCGGTGGCAGCGTGAGCGCGCTGCGGCTGACCGAGAAGGGCTATCGGGTCGGCGTACTGGAAGCCGGACGCCGATACGCCGACGCGGATTTCGCCAAGAACTCCTGGCATCTGCGCGAGTTTCTGTGGGCGCCGAAGCTGGGTTGCTACGGCATCCAGCGCATCCACCTGCTCAACAACGTCATGGTGCTGGCCGGCGCCGGCGTCGGCGGCGGGTCGTTGAACTACGCCAACACGCTCTATGTCCCGCCGGAGCCGTTCTTTGCCGACAAGCAGTGGGCGCACATCACCGACTGGCGCGCCGAGCTGATGCCGCACTACGACCAGGCCAAGCGGATGCTCGGCGTGGTCCAAAACCCGACTTTCACCGACGCCGACCGCATCGTCAAGCAGGTCGCCGATGAGATGGGAGTCGGCGACACGTTCGTTGCCACCCCGGTCGGGGTGTTCTTCGGCCCGGACGGCGCCAACGGTGCCAAGGAGCCGGGCAAAACCGTGGCCGACCCGTACTTCGGCGGCGCGGGCCCGCAGCGCACCGGTTGCATCGAGTGCGGCGAATGCATGACGGGCTGCCGCTGGGGCGCCAAGAACACCCTGGTGAAGAACTACCTATATCTGGCGGAATCTTCTGGCGCACAGATACATCCGATGACGACGGTGACAGCATTCGAACAGGGTGCCGACGGATTGTGGCAGGTGACGACGGTGCGCACCGGACGGCGCGCGCGGCGGCACCGCAAGACCTTCACCGCCCGGCATCTGATTCTGGCCGCCGGCACCTACAACACCCAGCGGCTGCTGTTCAAGATGCGGGACAAAGGAAAGCTGGACAACCTTTCCAGCAAGCTTGGGGTACTTACTCGCACCAACTCCGAATCCATCGTGGGCGCAGCAACCTTGAAGGTCGATCCGGATTTGGACCTGACCCACGGGGTGGCGATCACCTCCTCGATCCACCCGACCGCCGACACCCACGTCGAACCGGTCCGCTACGGCAAGGGTTCCAACGCCATGGGCCTGCTGCAAACCCTGATGACCGACGGCGCCGGACCGCAGGGCACCAAGGTGCCACGGTGGCTGCAGCTGCTGGGCCAGGCCGGCAAGAATCCCCCCCGTATGCTTCGGCTGCTGATCCCTCGGCACTGGAGCGAACGCACGGTGATCGCCCTGGTGATGCAGCACCTGGACAACTCCATCACCACGTTCACCAAACGCGGCAAGCTCGGCCTCCGCCGTTACACCAGCAAACAGGGCCACGGTGAGCCCAACCCGACCTGGATCCCGGTCGGCAACGAGGTCACCCGCCGCATGGCCGCCAAGATCGACGGGGTGGCAGGCGGCACCTGGGGTGAGCTGTTCAACATCCCGCTCACCGCGCACTTCTTGGGCGGGGCGGCGATCGGGGACAGCCCCGAGCACGGCGTCATCGACCCTTACCAGCGGGTGTACGGCTACCCGACTCTGGCGGTGATGGACGGCGCGGCGGTGTCGGCCAACCTCGGCGTCAACCCGTCGCTGTCGATCACCGCGCAGGCCGAGCGGGCCGCGTCGCTGTGGCCCAACAAGGGTGAGGCCGATCTGCGGCCGGCCCAGGGCGAGGCCTACCGGCGCCTCGACCCGATCGCGCCGAAGAACCCGGCGGTGCCCAGCGGCGCATTCGGCGCGCTGCGCTGGCCGGACAAGCGCACCGACGCGGTCGGCTGA
- a CDS encoding GuaB3 family IMP dehydrogenase-related protein, with the protein MVEIGMGRTARRTYELDDINIVPSRRTRSSKDVSTAWQLDAYRFEMPVLAHPTDALVSPEFAIELGRLGGLGVLNGEGLIGRHADVEAKIAQVVEAAAKEPEPSAAIRLLQQLHAAPLNPELLGAAVARISGAGVTTAVRVSPQNAAALTPALVAAGVDLLVIQGTIISAERVAVDRDGAGEPLNLKTFISELDIPVVAGGVIDHRTALHLMRTGAAGVIVGYGSTSGVTTSDEVLGISVPMATAIADAAAARREYLDETGGRYVHVLADGDIHTSGDLAKAIACGADAVVLGTPLAGAAEAQGDGWYWPSAAAHPSLPRGALMQVAYGERPSLAQVLEGPSDDPFGSLNLVGGLRRSMAKAGYCDLKEFQKVGLTVGS; encoded by the coding sequence ATGGTTGAGATCGGCATGGGCCGCACCGCCCGTCGCACCTATGAGCTCGACGACATCAACATCGTGCCGTCCCGGCGCACGCGTTCGTCCAAGGATGTGTCCACTGCCTGGCAGCTGGACGCCTACCGCTTCGAGATGCCGGTGCTGGCTCATCCCACCGACGCGCTGGTCTCCCCGGAGTTTGCCATCGAACTGGGCCGGCTCGGTGGACTGGGTGTGCTCAACGGCGAAGGACTGATCGGCCGCCACGCCGACGTCGAGGCCAAGATCGCCCAGGTAGTCGAAGCGGCCGCCAAGGAACCCGAGCCGTCGGCGGCGATCCGGCTGCTGCAGCAGTTGCATGCCGCGCCGCTGAACCCCGAGCTGCTCGGCGCCGCGGTGGCGCGCATCAGTGGGGCGGGAGTGACCACCGCGGTGCGGGTGAGCCCGCAGAATGCCGCGGCGCTGACTCCGGCGCTGGTGGCCGCCGGCGTCGACCTGCTGGTCATCCAGGGCACCATAATCTCCGCCGAGCGGGTCGCCGTGGACCGCGACGGAGCCGGCGAACCGCTCAACTTGAAGACCTTCATCTCCGAGCTGGACATCCCGGTGGTGGCCGGTGGGGTCATCGACCACCGCACCGCGTTGCACTTGATGCGGACCGGGGCGGCCGGGGTGATCGTCGGCTACGGCTCCACCTCCGGGGTGACCACCTCCGACGAGGTGCTGGGCATCTCGGTGCCGATGGCCACCGCGATCGCCGATGCGGCCGCCGCGCGCCGCGAATACCTCGACGAGACCGGCGGGCGCTACGTGCACGTGCTGGCCGACGGCGACATCCACACGTCCGGCGATCTGGCCAAGGCGATCGCTTGCGGCGCCGACGCGGTGGTGCTGGGCACGCCGCTGGCGGGCGCGGCCGAGGCGCAGGGCGACGGCTGGTACTGGCCGTCGGCAGCCGCCCACCCCTCCCTGCCGCGCGGCGCGCTGATGCAGGTCGCCTACGGCGAGCGCCCCAGCCTGGCGCAGGTGCTCGAGGGCCCGTCCGACGACCCGTTCGGCTCGTTGAACCTGGTCGGCGGGCTGCGTCGCTCAATGGCCAAGGCCGGCTACTGCGACCTCAAGGAGTTCCAGAAGGTCGGCCTGACCGTCGGTTCCTGA
- a CDS encoding WhiB family transcriptional regulator, producing the protein MPQVEQLPGRNADVWDWQLRGACRGVDSSVFFPPDGERGRARAQREQNAKKWCRNCPVLEQCRTHALAVGEPYGIWGGMSEAERHAALRCNLRPSG; encoded by the coding sequence ATGCCACAGGTTGAGCAATTGCCCGGCCGCAACGCGGACGTATGGGATTGGCAGCTCCGGGGAGCGTGTCGAGGGGTCGACTCGTCGGTGTTCTTCCCGCCCGACGGCGAGCGCGGCCGCGCCCGCGCCCAGCGCGAACAGAACGCCAAGAAGTGGTGCCGCAATTGCCCGGTGCTGGAACAGTGCCGCACGCACGCACTCGCCGTCGGTGAGCCCTATGGCATCTGGGGCGGCATGTCCGAAGCCGAGCGGCACGCCGCGCTGCGCTGCAACCTGCGCCCCAGCGGCTGA
- a CDS encoding beta-phosphoglucomutase family hydrolase: MVKWRHTASEEGGHVLGLPETVRACLFDLDGVLTDTASVHTRAWKAMFDAYLSRRAERTGEPFVPFDAEGDYRRFVDGRKRDDGVRAFLASRGITLPDGADDDPPDAETVHGLGNRKNEAFQVTLQADGVEVFEGSRRYLAAVTAAGLATAVVSASANAGDVLALTGLEKFIAQRVDGVTLRAEHIAGKPAPDSFLRAAQLLGVTPAASAVFEDALSGVAAGRAGGFGFVVGVDRVGQRDDLLSHGADVVVTDLEELL, encoded by the coding sequence CTGCCTGTTCGACCTCGATGGAGTGCTCACCGACACCGCCAGCGTGCATACCCGGGCCTGGAAGGCCATGTTCGACGCCTACCTGTCGCGGCGCGCCGAACGCACCGGTGAACCGTTCGTGCCGTTCGACGCAGAAGGTGATTACCGGCGCTTCGTCGACGGCCGCAAACGCGACGACGGAGTGCGCGCGTTTCTGGCCAGCCGCGGCATCACGCTGCCCGACGGCGCCGACGACGATCCACCCGACGCCGAAACCGTGCACGGTCTGGGCAACCGCAAAAACGAGGCGTTCCAGGTGACGCTGCAGGCCGACGGCGTGGAGGTGTTCGAGGGGTCCCGGCGCTACCTGGCGGCGGTCACCGCTGCCGGCCTGGCCACCGCCGTGGTGTCAGCCAGCGCCAACGCCGGTGACGTGCTGGCGCTCACCGGTCTGGAGAAGTTCATTGCGCAGCGGGTCGACGGCGTGACGCTGCGCGCCGAACACATCGCGGGCAAACCCGCACCGGACTCGTTCCTGCGGGCCGCGCAGCTGCTCGGGGTCACCCCCGCCGCGTCCGCGGTGTTCGAGGACGCGCTCTCGGGGGTGGCGGCCGGTCGAGCCGGCGGGTTCGGCTTTGTGGTGGGCGTCGACCGGGTGGGCCAGCGCGATGACCTACTGAGCCACGGCGCCGATGTCGTCGTCACCGATCTGGAGGAACTGTTGTGA
- the guaB gene encoding IMP dehydrogenase — protein sequence MGPQDDAVYAGGALDGQSPKIAMLGLTFDDVLLLPAASDVVPATADTASRLTRNIALKVPLVSSAMDTVTEARMAIAMARAGGMGVLHRNLPVTEQAGQVETVKRSEAGMVTDPVTCTPENTLAEVDALCARFRISGLPVVDNKGSLVGIITNRDMRFEVDQNKPVAEVMTKTPLITAQEGVSADAALGLLRRHKIEKLPIVDGHGKLTGLITVKDFVKTEQHPLATKDSDGRLLVGAAVGVGDDAWIRAMTLVDAGVDVLIVDTAHAHNRGVLDMVGKLKAEVGERVDVVGGNVATRSGAAALVEAGADAVKVGVGPGSICTTRVVAGVGAPQITAIMEAVAVCAPAGVPVIADGGLQYSGDIAKALAAGASTTMLGSLLAGTAESPGELIFVNGKQFKSYRGMGSLGAMQGRGGAKSYSKDRYFQDDALSEDKLVPEGIEGRVPFRGPLSTVIHQLTGGLRAAMGYTGSATIEALQQAQFVRITAAGLKESHPHDITMTVEAPNYYVR from the coding sequence ATGGGCCCGCAGGATGATGCGGTATACGCCGGTGGCGCGCTCGACGGACAGTCCCCCAAGATCGCGATGCTGGGGTTGACCTTCGATGACGTCCTGCTGCTTCCGGCAGCGTCCGACGTGGTGCCGGCCACCGCCGATACCGCGAGTCGGCTCACGCGCAACATCGCGCTCAAGGTGCCGCTGGTCAGCTCCGCGATGGACACCGTCACCGAGGCCCGGATGGCGATTGCGATGGCCCGCGCCGGTGGCATGGGCGTGTTGCACCGCAATTTGCCCGTCACCGAGCAGGCCGGCCAGGTCGAGACCGTCAAGCGGTCCGAGGCCGGGATGGTCACCGACCCGGTCACCTGTACGCCGGAGAACACCCTGGCCGAGGTGGATGCGCTGTGCGCCCGCTTCCGGATCTCCGGGTTGCCGGTGGTCGACAACAAGGGCTCCCTGGTTGGCATCATCACCAACCGGGACATGCGCTTCGAGGTCGACCAGAACAAGCCGGTCGCCGAGGTGATGACCAAGACGCCGCTGATCACCGCGCAGGAGGGCGTCTCCGCCGACGCCGCACTGGGCCTGCTGCGCCGGCACAAGATCGAGAAACTCCCGATCGTCGACGGCCATGGCAAGCTGACCGGGCTGATCACCGTCAAGGACTTCGTCAAGACTGAGCAGCACCCGCTGGCCACCAAGGACAGCGACGGGCGGCTGCTGGTGGGTGCCGCGGTGGGTGTTGGCGACGACGCCTGGATCCGGGCGATGACGCTGGTGGATGCCGGGGTGGACGTCCTGATCGTGGACACCGCGCACGCCCACAACCGCGGGGTGCTGGACATGGTGGGCAAGCTCAAAGCCGAAGTGGGGGAGCGGGTCGATGTGGTCGGCGGCAACGTGGCCACCCGAAGCGGCGCCGCGGCGCTGGTCGAGGCCGGCGCCGACGCGGTGAAGGTCGGGGTGGGCCCCGGCTCGATCTGCACCACCCGGGTGGTCGCCGGGGTGGGCGCCCCGCAGATCACCGCCATCATGGAGGCCGTCGCCGTGTGTGCCCCGGCCGGTGTGCCGGTGATCGCCGACGGGGGACTGCAGTACTCCGGAGACATCGCCAAGGCGCTGGCCGCCGGCGCCTCGACGACGATGCTGGGTTCACTGTTGGCCGGCACCGCCGAGTCGCCCGGCGAGCTGATCTTCGTCAACGGCAAACAGTTCAAGAGCTACCGCGGGATGGGGTCGCTGGGCGCCATGCAGGGCCGGGGTGGAGCCAAGTCCTACTCCAAGGACCGCTACTTCCAGGACGACGCGCTCTCCGAGGACAAGCTGGTGCCCGAGGGCATTGAGGGCCGGGTGCCGTTCCGGGGCCCGTTGAGCACGGTCATCCACCAGCTCACCGGCGGGCTGCGGGCGGCGATGGGCTACACCGGTTCGGCCACCATCGAGGCGCTGCAGCAGGCACAGTTCGTGCGCATCACGGCCGCGGGGCTGAAGGAAAGCCACCCGCACGACATCACCATGACCGTCGAAGCGCCGAACTACTACGTGCGTTAA